The following proteins are co-located in the Diorhabda carinulata isolate Delta chromosome 4, icDioCari1.1, whole genome shotgun sequence genome:
- the LOC130893114 gene encoding uncharacterized protein LOC130893114 isoform X1: protein MENSIKECSNEQNPTNIDVTDLDEETVKKLRGDAIGDTLYSQSFVLKTLLKFSDLQWNDQVEEDLCFLWDMTVEKDVCEFLLNMSFPSVACSAMLQYDDNNRFLEIVLGILANIFCSGCVNVMSKNELDIILCLINSDDPLILIQLMRFISTSAITSKVLFELVDNRFLQQISFILKSSINKELLLKTLETLAKLTTGHKINDQLINYKIYESIIIGFKTIMNDYDFGSETQEKSLSIKYMLENVTNICSFINKYNKRELLINIQSESNAFIDEVTKIFNFYSHKENLLPVSDYFIFYMSAITYIFTNIELKYCPELFLAVTKILEHIIDIRDEVEELFNSTLELEYYLISISNQKNIEKDLKVLPKPKLKKVLNVINENYSRFHFGNCINISSL, encoded by the coding sequence ATGGAGAACAGTATAAAGGAATGCAGTAACGAACAAAACCCAACTAATATTGACGTCACCGATTTAGATGAAGAAACTGTGAAAAAACTGAGAGGAGATGCCATAGGAGACACTTTATATAGTCAATCATTTGTATTGAAAactcttttaaaattttccgaTTTGCAATGGAACGATCAAGTCGAAGAGGATTTATGTTTTCTTTGGGACATGACTGTTGAAAAAGATGtatgtgaatttttattaaatatgtcTTTTCCTTCTGTAGCGTGTAGTGCAATGTTACAATACGACGATAACAATagatttttagaaattgttttagGTATCTTAGCTAATATTTTCTGCTCAGGCTGCGTCAACGTTATGTCTAAAAATGaacttgatattattttatgtttaattaacTCTGATGATCCCCTTATTCTGATCCAATTAATGCGTTTTATCTCCACATCTGCTATTacttcaaaagttttatttgagTTAGTTGATAATCGTTTTCTAcagcaaatttcttttattcttaaatcatcaataaataaggaacttttattaaaaacctTAGAAACGTTAGCAAAATTAACTACAGGtcataaaataaatgatcaattaataaattataaaatttatgaatcaaTTATTATTGGTTTTAAAACTATTATGAATGATTATGATTTTGGATCGGAAACTCAAGAAAAATCGCTAAGTATAAAGTATATGTTAGAAAATGTGACAAATATTTgttcttttattaataaatataataaacgagAGTTATTGATTAATATTCAAAGTGAATCCAACGCTTTTATTGACGAAgtaacgaaaattttcaatttttatagccACAAAGAAAATCTCTTACCTGTAAGTGATTATTTTATCTTCTATATGTCTGCAATTACCTACATTTTCactaatattgaattaaaatattgtcCTGAATTATTTTTAGCTGTTACTAAAATTTTGGAGCATATTATCGACATTAGAGACGAAGTTGAAGAACTTTTTAATTCAACTTTagaattagaatattatttaatttctatttctaatcaaaaaaatattgagaaggATTTGAAAGTTTTACCTaaaccaaaattgaaaaaagttttaaatgtgattaatgaaaattattctagaTTTCATTTT
- the LOC130893114 gene encoding protein saal1 isoform X2, which produces MENSIKECSNEQNPTNIDVTDLDEETVKKLRGDAIGDTLYSQSFVLKTLLKFSDLQWNDQVEEDLCFLWDMTVEKDLLLKFWSILSTLETKLKNFLIQL; this is translated from the exons ATGGAGAACAGTATAAAGGAATGCAGTAACGAACAAAACCCAACTAATATTGACGTCACCGATTTAGATGAAGAAACTGTGAAAAAACTGAGAGGAGATGCCATAGGAGACACTTTATATAGTCAATCATTTGTATTGAAAactcttttaaaattttccgaTTTGCAATGGAACGATCAAGTCGAAGAGGATTTATGTTTTCTTTGGGACATGACTGTTGAAAAAGAT CTGTTACTAAAATTTTGGAGCATATTATCGACATTAGAGACGAAGTTGAAGAACTTTTTAATTCAACTTTag
- the LOC130893116 gene encoding peroxisomal membrane protein PEX14 isoform X1 gives MASPVNVPNENNSVREEMVQTAIKFLENPNVVNTPLAQKQKFLQRKGLTDKEIQLACEKSGAYILHDQQNRLPPPLPQPNMLNNYPLYSKPLQLTVFDRIREVLHNIAVFSIVAYVIHKFYERFIAPFLFGKKKKSIEESIEELDNNIKSSVSDIKEDLHGVKVELDKVSDNSDNQMTRQLSELKLEIASVKGLLLGRKQFPSVANTPVIPPSIPAWQMSSVPPDGQDDHKEEEEEEELGSGSSEPEHGMKTSESSLEIIYSSRDCDSESCHSRKSNKDDIDKD, from the exons ATGGCTTCCCCTGTGAACGtaccaaatgaaaataattcggTTAGGGAGGAAATG gTTCAAACAGCTATCAAGTTTCTAGAAAATCCTAACGTTGTAAATACTCCACTTgctcaaaaacaaaaatttctacaaaGAAAAGGTTTAACTGACAAAGAAATTCAATTAGCATGTGAAAAATCGGGAGCTTATATTTTACATGATCAACAAAATCGTCTTCCGCCTCCTCTACCGCAACCTAATATGCTTAATAATTACCCTTTATACAGCAAGCCTCTTCAGCTAACTGTCTTTGATAGAATAAGAGAAGTTCTGCATAATATTGCAGTTTTTAGCATTGTTGCATATGTAATACATAAGTTTTATGAG cGATTTATTGCTCCGTTCCTAtttggtaaaaagaaaaaatctattGAAGAATCTATTGAGGAATTAGATAACAATATCAAATCCTCTGTTAGTGATATCAAGGAAGATTTACATGGTGTTAAAGTTGAATTGGATAAAGTTAGTGATAATAGTGATAATCAGATGACCAGGCAATTGTCGgaattgaaattagaaatagCTAGTGTAAAAGGGCTTCTTTTAGGGAG aaaacaatttcCATCAGTAGCAAACACTCCTGTAATTCCACCTTCAATTCCAGCATGGCAAATGTCAAGTGTCCCGCCTGATGGCCAAGACGATCAtaaagaagaggaagaagaagaggaaTTAGGATCTGGTTCTTCTGAACCGGAACACGGGATGAAAACTAGTGAATCTAGTTTAGAAATAAT atattCATCGAGGGATTGTGATTCAGAATCTTGCCATAGTAGGAAAAGTAACAAGGATGATATTGATAAAGactaa
- the LOC130893115 gene encoding CTD nuclear envelope phosphatase 1 isoform X2, whose translation MWKQLQMGLRAFLLIASRVWTCLCYTLKKQTRAVIQHQSVKYDLFPLSPLSRHRLSIVKRKVLVLDLDETLIHSHHDGVVRQTVRPGTPPDFVLKVVIDRHPVRFFVHKRPHVDFFLDIVSQWYELVVFTASMEIYGAAVADRLDGGRGILQRRFYRQHCTPELGSYTKDLSAICNDLSSVFILDNSPGAYRAYPDNAIPIKSWFSDPTDIALLNLLPVLDALRFTADVRSVLSRNLHLHRLW comes from the exons ATGTGGAAGCAGTTACAGATGGGACTTCGGGCATTTTTGCTGATAGCCTCCAGAGTTTGGACATGCTTATGTTACACATTAAAAAAACAGACAAGAGCT GTAATTCAGCATCAGTCAGTAAAATACGATTTATTCCCTCTATCGCCCTTATCAAGACATAGGCTGA GTATTGTTAAAAGAAAAGTTCTTGTTCTTGATTTGGATGAAACGCTGATACATTCACATCATGATGGTGTGGTAAGACAGACAGTAAGGCCCGGTACACCTCCAGATTTTGTATTGAAAGTGGTCATTGATAGGCATCCTGTTCGATTTTTTGTGCATAAGAGACCACACGTCGACTTTTTTTTAGATATA gTTTCTCAATGGTACGAGTTAGTAGTTTTTACAGCCAGTATGGAAATATACGGTGCTGCAGTGGCAGACAGGTTGGATGGGGGTCGTGGAATTTTACAGAGGAGATTTTATAGACAGCATTGTACACCGGAACTGGGATCTTACACTAAAGATTTAAGTGCCATATGCAATGATTTATCGagtgtttttattttagataataGCCCTGGAGCTTATAGAGCTTATCCAG ATAATGCAATTCCTATAAAATCTTGGTTTTCTGATCCAACTGACATAGCCCTACTCAATTTACTTCCAGTGCTTGATGCTTTGAGGTTTACGGCTGATGTCAGATCTGTATTATCCCGAAATCTACATTTGCATAGGCTATGGTAG
- the LOC130893116 gene encoding peroxisomal membrane protein PEX14 isoform X2, giving the protein MASPVNVPNENNSVREEMVQTAIKFLENPNVVNTPLAQKQKFLQRKGLTDKEIQLACEKSGAYILHDQQNRLPPPLPQPNMLNNYPLYSKPLQLTVFDRIREVLHNIAVFSIVAYVIHKFYERFIAPFLFGKKKKSIEESIEELDNNIKSSVSDIKEDLHGVKVELDKVSDNSDNQMTRQLSELKLEIASVKGLLLGRKQFPSVANTPVIPPSIPAWQMSSVPPDGQDDHKEEEEEEELGSGSSEPEHGMKTSESSLEIM; this is encoded by the exons ATGGCTTCCCCTGTGAACGtaccaaatgaaaataattcggTTAGGGAGGAAATG gTTCAAACAGCTATCAAGTTTCTAGAAAATCCTAACGTTGTAAATACTCCACTTgctcaaaaacaaaaatttctacaaaGAAAAGGTTTAACTGACAAAGAAATTCAATTAGCATGTGAAAAATCGGGAGCTTATATTTTACATGATCAACAAAATCGTCTTCCGCCTCCTCTACCGCAACCTAATATGCTTAATAATTACCCTTTATACAGCAAGCCTCTTCAGCTAACTGTCTTTGATAGAATAAGAGAAGTTCTGCATAATATTGCAGTTTTTAGCATTGTTGCATATGTAATACATAAGTTTTATGAG cGATTTATTGCTCCGTTCCTAtttggtaaaaagaaaaaatctattGAAGAATCTATTGAGGAATTAGATAACAATATCAAATCCTCTGTTAGTGATATCAAGGAAGATTTACATGGTGTTAAAGTTGAATTGGATAAAGTTAGTGATAATAGTGATAATCAGATGACCAGGCAATTGTCGgaattgaaattagaaatagCTAGTGTAAAAGGGCTTCTTTTAGGGAG aaaacaatttcCATCAGTAGCAAACACTCCTGTAATTCCACCTTCAATTCCAGCATGGCAAATGTCAAGTGTCCCGCCTGATGGCCAAGACGATCAtaaagaagaggaagaagaagaggaaTTAGGATCTGGTTCTTCTGAACCGGAACACGGGATGAAAACTAGTGAATCTAGTTTAGAAATAATGTAA
- the LOC130893115 gene encoding CTD nuclear envelope phosphatase 1 isoform X1, whose protein sequence is MWKQLQMGLRAFLLIASRVWTCLCYTLKKQTRAVIQHQSVKYDLFPLSPLSRHRLSIVKRKVLVLDLDETLIHSHHDGVVRQTVRPGTPPDFVLKVVIDRHPVRFFVHKRPHVDFFLDIVSQWYELVVFTASMEIYGAAVADRLDGGRGILQRRFYRQHCTPELGSYTKDLSAICNDLSSVFILDNSPGAYRAYPDNAIPIKSWFSDPTDIALLNLLPVLDALRFTADVRSVLSRNLHLHRLCNLSSETKSTLPMKEFKVVDSIVTRVEEFDLTRNTNDNVNVVSRVSQKICNH, encoded by the exons ATGTGGAAGCAGTTACAGATGGGACTTCGGGCATTTTTGCTGATAGCCTCCAGAGTTTGGACATGCTTATGTTACACATTAAAAAAACAGACAAGAGCT GTAATTCAGCATCAGTCAGTAAAATACGATTTATTCCCTCTATCGCCCTTATCAAGACATAGGCTGA GTATTGTTAAAAGAAAAGTTCTTGTTCTTGATTTGGATGAAACGCTGATACATTCACATCATGATGGTGTGGTAAGACAGACAGTAAGGCCCGGTACACCTCCAGATTTTGTATTGAAAGTGGTCATTGATAGGCATCCTGTTCGATTTTTTGTGCATAAGAGACCACACGTCGACTTTTTTTTAGATATA gTTTCTCAATGGTACGAGTTAGTAGTTTTTACAGCCAGTATGGAAATATACGGTGCTGCAGTGGCAGACAGGTTGGATGGGGGTCGTGGAATTTTACAGAGGAGATTTTATAGACAGCATTGTACACCGGAACTGGGATCTTACACTAAAGATTTAAGTGCCATATGCAATGATTTATCGagtgtttttattttagataataGCCCTGGAGCTTATAGAGCTTATCCAG ATAATGCAATTCCTATAAAATCTTGGTTTTCTGATCCAACTGACATAGCCCTACTCAATTTACTTCCAGTGCTTGATGCTTTGAGGTTTACGGCTGATGTCAGATCTGTATTATCCCGAAATCTACATTTGCATAGGCTATG CAATTTGAGCAGTGAAACTAAGAGTACGTTGCCTATGAAAGAATTTAAGGTTGTTGATAGTATTGTTACGAGAGTTGAGGAGTTCGACTTGACTCGAAATACAAATGATAATGTGAATGTAGTATCCCGTGTATCACAGAAAATATGTAatcattaa